A genomic window from Chloroflexota bacterium includes:
- a CDS encoding histidine phosphatase family protein, with the protein MQFYFIRHAQSANNHLYATTNSTLGRSQDPELTELGARQAKLLAQFIRASDLNLTHLYTSLMIRAIETGVVVANAIGVPLVAWDDLHETGGIYLDDPATGGRIGQAGNNRAYFENRFPHLVLPATLGEAGWWHCRPFEEREWRPARAARVLAELLARHGGTEDRVAFFSHGGFFNYLLAAILKLPTLEAYWFECANTAITRIDFGERIEIAYVNRVDFLPREMIT; encoded by the coding sequence ATGCAATTCTACTTTATTCGTCATGCCCAGTCCGCCAACAATCATCTCTACGCCACGACCAACTCGACGCTGGGACGCAGTCAAGACCCCGAACTGACCGAACTCGGCGCACGCCAAGCCAAACTGCTCGCGCAATTCATTCGCGCGAGCGATTTGAATCTCACGCATCTCTACACCAGTCTGATGATTCGCGCGATTGAAACCGGCGTGGTCGTCGCGAACGCGATCGGCGTACCGCTCGTCGCATGGGATGACCTTCACGAAACTGGCGGAATCTATCTCGACGACCCAGCGACCGGCGGACGGATCGGGCAAGCCGGTAACAATCGCGCATACTTTGAGAATCGTTTTCCGCATTTGGTTTTGCCCGCGACCCTGGGTGAAGCGGGGTGGTGGCACTGCCGCCCCTTCGAGGAACGCGAATGGCGTCCCGCGCGCGCGGCGCGCGTGCTTGCCGAGTTGCTCGCGCGGCATGGCGGCACGGAAGATCGCGTCGCGTTTTTCAGCCATGGTGGTTTCTTCAACTATTTGCTCGCCGCGATTCTCAAATTGCCGACTCTCGAGGCGTATTGGTTCGAGTGTGCGAACACGGCGATCACGCGGATTGATTTTGGCGAGCGGATTGAAATCGCGTACGTCAATCGCGTGGATTTTTTACCGCGCGAGATGATCACGTAA
- a CDS encoding glutamine synthetase, giving the protein MNDKQKELVERAQADGVQFVSLQLTDVFGSIKNITIPVGRLGETLEHGIWFDGSSIQGFTRIYESDMFMVPDIATYRVLPWTEGDHRVARLICDAYRPDGEPFEGDPRGILRRVVQRAAAMGLRYYTASEPEFFLFRQSDGAKPVVHDVAGYFDFSPRDLASEVRQDIILALEQMGIEVERGHHEVATGQHEINFRYDDAVSSADTLMTFKYTVKAIAQAHDLYATFMPKPIAGINGSGMHTHQSLFDAKGETNLFYDANDAYHLSPLAYNFLAGQLEHARALAAIVAPTVNSYKRLVPGYEAPVNICWGQINRSALMRIPRYSKGREKSTRMELRCPDSSSNPYLVLAAMLAAGLDGVQRKLQAPPPIEESSYEMTDADMQARGIGVLPGSLGEALAELEKDEVVRESLGEHGYKGFVRAKRREWDEYRLQVSQWEWNRYFEVV; this is encoded by the coding sequence ATGAACGACAAGCAAAAAGAACTGGTTGAACGCGCGCAAGCCGACGGCGTGCAATTCGTCAGTCTGCAATTGACCGACGTGTTCGGCTCGATCAAAAATATTACGATTCCGGTGGGGCGTCTAGGCGAGACGCTCGAACACGGCATTTGGTTCGACGGTTCTTCGATCCAAGGTTTCACGCGCATTTATGAGAGCGACATGTTTATGGTGCCGGATATTGCGACGTATCGCGTGCTTCCCTGGACAGAAGGCGACCATCGCGTCGCGCGATTGATTTGCGACGCGTATCGCCCCGACGGCGAGCCGTTCGAAGGCGACCCGCGCGGAATTTTGCGCCGCGTGGTTCAGCGCGCCGCGGCGATGGGTTTGCGATATTACACCGCGTCCGAGCCGGAATTTTTCCTGTTCCGCCAATCGGACGGAGCGAAACCGGTCGTGCACGATGTCGCCGGCTATTTCGATTTCTCGCCGCGTGACCTGGCTTCCGAAGTGCGCCAGGACATTATTCTCGCACTCGAGCAGATGGGCATCGAAGTCGAACGCGGGCATCACGAAGTGGCGACCGGTCAGCATGAAATCAATTTTCGCTACGACGACGCCGTGTCGAGCGCGGACACGTTGATGACGTTCAAGTACACGGTCAAAGCCATCGCGCAGGCGCATGATCTTTACGCGACATTCATGCCCAAGCCCATCGCGGGCATCAACGGGTCGGGCATGCACACGCATCAAAGTCTGTTCGATGCCAAGGGCGAAACGAATTTGTTTTACGATGCGAACGATGCATACCACCTCTCGCCGCTCGCGTACAACTTTCTCGCCGGTCAACTCGAACACGCGCGCGCGCTTGCCGCGATTGTCGCGCCGACGGTGAATTCGTACAAGCGGCTCGTGCCCGGTTACGAAGCGCCGGTCAACATTTGTTGGGGACAGATCAATCGCTCGGCGTTGATGCGGATTCCGCGCTACTCCAAGGGTCGCGAAAAATCGACGCGTATGGAATTGCGTTGCCCCGATTCGAGCAGCAATCCGTACTTGGTGCTCGCCGCGATGCTCGCCGCCGGTCTCGACGGCGTTCAGCGCAAACTCCAAGCGCCGCCGCCAATTGAAGAGAGTTCGTACGAAATGACGGACGCGGATATGCAGGCGCGCGGCATCGGCGTGTTGCCCGGCTCGTTGGGCGAGGCGCTCGCCGAGTTGGAGAAAGACGAGGTCGTGCGCGAATCGTTGGGAGAACATGGCTACAAGGGTTTTGTCCGCGCTAAACGTCGCGAGTGGGACGAGTACCGTTTGCAGGTTTCGCAGTGGGAGTGGAATCGGTACTTTGAAGTCGTCTAG
- a CDS encoding MoaD/ThiS family protein, with the protein MQITFRNKTYEVKPGITARDAIKKIGLDPEAVLITVNGKLVTDDVILRDEDQVKLVAVVSGG; encoded by the coding sequence ATGCAAATCACCTTTCGCAATAAAACGTACGAAGTGAAACCGGGCATCACCGCGCGCGACGCGATCAAAAAAATCGGGCTTGATCCCGAAGCGGTGCTCATCACGGTCAATGGCAAACTTGTCACCGACGATGTGATTCTGCGCGATGAGGATCAGGTGAAGCTCGTGGCGGTTGTTTCCGGGGGATAA
- a CDS encoding adenine nucleotide alpha hydrolase family protein translates to MRCRKCGTNAVINMRQHKLSLCGEHFVEWFTTQTERVIEKYKMFTREERILVAVSGGKDSLSLWDVLLRLGYQADGLYIGLGINEPQPYSDVSLEKTRAFLEFRIQNPEFGIQNSEFNAESDSPSAIRDFAPTLHVVDVPETYGKTIPEIAREKTRGQGRPCAACGLTKRYIMNRLAHDKGYNVLATGHNLDDEVAVLFQNTLRWQTGYLARQAPILPASHEGLTRKVKPFCRFYERETATYALVRGIEYIYDECPHATGNQMNFHKTLLNQLETESPGSKLAFYLEFLRARGEGLFDKFNETETLHACEVCGQPTSAPGRCAFCRMWDVSAIVR, encoded by the coding sequence ATGCGTTGTCGAAAATGCGGCACGAACGCGGTCATCAACATGCGGCAACACAAGTTGTCGCTGTGCGGTGAACATTTCGTCGAGTGGTTCACCACACAGACCGAACGTGTCATCGAAAAATATAAAATGTTCACGCGCGAGGAGCGTATTCTTGTCGCGGTGAGCGGCGGCAAAGATTCGCTCTCGTTGTGGGATGTGCTGTTGCGGCTTGGCTATCAAGCGGACGGGTTGTACATCGGGCTGGGCATCAACGAGCCACAGCCGTACTCGGATGTGTCGCTGGAGAAAACGCGGGCGTTTCTAGAATTCAGAATCCAGAATCCAGAATTCGGAATTCAGAATTCGGAATTTAACGCGGAAAGCGATTCGCCATCTGCCATCCGCGATTTTGCGCCAACCCTCCACGTTGTTGACGTTCCCGAAACGTACGGCAAGACGATTCCGGAAATTGCGCGCGAGAAAACGCGTGGGCAGGGACGACCGTGCGCGGCGTGTGGTTTGACCAAACGCTACATCATGAATCGCCTCGCACACGATAAGGGCTATAACGTGCTCGCGACCGGGCACAATCTCGATGATGAAGTCGCGGTACTGTTTCAAAATACACTGCGTTGGCAGACAGGGTACCTCGCGCGCCAAGCGCCGATTCTGCCCGCGTCGCACGAAGGGTTGACGCGCAAGGTCAAACCCTTCTGCCGATTCTACGAACGCGAGACCGCGACGTACGCGCTCGTGCGCGGCATCGAGTACATTTACGACGAGTGTCCGCACGCGACCGGCAATCAGATGAATTTTCACAAGACGTTGTTGAATCAACTCGAAACCGAATCGCCCGGTTCCAAGCTTGCGTTCTATCTCGAATTTTTGCGCGCGCGCGGCGAAGGTCTGTTCGATAAATTCAACGAGACCGAAACGCTTCACGCGTGCGAAGTGTGCGGTCAACCGACGAGCGCGCCAGGGCGCTGCGCGTTTTGCCGGATGTGGGATGTGAGTGCAATAGTTCGATAG